A region of Streptomyces sp. NBC_01267 DNA encodes the following proteins:
- a CDS encoding lipoate--protein ligase family protein: protein MHGEYKVPGGKLVVVDLDVEGGALRNVRVAGDFFLEPDEAILMIDAALEGAPANTDAAGLAARVTAALPDSTVMLGLSAEGVAIAVRRALAHATEWSDHDWQLIHDRPQSPALHMALDEVITAEVAAGQRPPTLRVWEWDSPAVIIGSFQSLRNEVDPAGAERHGITVVRRVSGGGAMFVEPKSTITYSLSVPESLVSGLSYADSYAYLDDWVLGALSDMGIKAWYQPLNDIATEAGKIAGAAQKRIAGGGVLHHVTMAYDIDADKMLDVLRIGKEKLSDKGTKSAKKRVDPLARQTGLPREAVIERMIASFRSRYGLTESTVTGEEMARARELAETKFSTAEWTARVP from the coding sequence GTGCACGGTGAGTACAAGGTTCCCGGCGGCAAGCTCGTCGTGGTCGACCTGGACGTCGAGGGCGGCGCGCTGCGCAACGTACGGGTGGCCGGGGACTTCTTCCTGGAGCCGGACGAGGCGATCCTGATGATCGACGCCGCGCTGGAAGGCGCCCCGGCCAACACCGACGCCGCGGGGCTCGCCGCCCGCGTCACGGCGGCGCTGCCCGACTCCACCGTGATGCTGGGCCTCTCGGCGGAGGGCGTCGCCATCGCCGTACGCCGGGCCCTGGCCCACGCCACCGAGTGGAGCGACCACGACTGGCAGCTGATCCACGACCGCCCGCAGTCCCCCGCCCTCCACATGGCCCTGGACGAGGTCATCACCGCCGAGGTCGCCGCCGGACAGCGCCCGCCGACGCTCCGGGTCTGGGAGTGGGACTCCCCCGCCGTGATCATCGGGAGCTTCCAGTCGCTGCGCAACGAGGTCGACCCGGCCGGGGCCGAGCGCCATGGCATCACCGTCGTCCGGCGGGTGTCCGGCGGCGGGGCGATGTTCGTGGAGCCGAAGAGCACCATCACGTACTCCCTGTCCGTCCCGGAGTCCCTGGTGTCCGGTCTGTCGTACGCCGACAGTTACGCGTACCTGGACGACTGGGTTCTCGGCGCGCTCTCCGACATGGGCATCAAGGCCTGGTACCAGCCGCTCAACGACATCGCCACCGAGGCGGGCAAGATCGCGGGCGCCGCACAGAAGCGCATCGCGGGCGGCGGGGTGCTGCACCACGTGACGATGGCGTACGACATCGACGCCGACAAGATGCTCGACGTGCTGCGCATCGGCAAGGAGAAGCTCTCCGACAAGGGCACCAAGAGCGCCAAGAAGCGCGTCGACCCGCTGGCCCGGCAGACGGGCCTGCCGCGCGAGGCGGTCATCGAGCGGATGATCGCCTCCTTCCGCAGCCGCTACGGGCTCACCGAGAGCACGGTGACGGGCGAAGAGATGGCGCGGGCACGGGAGTTGGCGGAGACCAAGTTCAGCACGGCGGAGTGGACGGCGCGCGTGCCGTAG
- a CDS encoding COG4705 family protein, which yields MREPVTRPAVEPAPENGGPRSAGAARAVQGWSKVPEVTAWFWIVKVLTTGAGETASDYLARVLGPIPAGSIGLVGLVALLVLQFRTARYGAWTYWSAIVMVSVFGTMAADVVHVVAGVPYLVSTVGFSVVLTAVLMTWYASEGTLSIHSIRTRRREGFYWATVLTTFALGTAVGDLTAGTLHLGYLTSGVAFAALIAVPALARRFLGLNAVAAFWWAYVLTRPLGASFADWMGVSTQRSGLGWGTGPVTLALLVPILLLVNHLAVSERRAAPRPRAAHRAG from the coding sequence ATGCGAGAGCCAGTGACCCGACCGGCCGTCGAACCGGCACCCGAGAACGGAGGCCCGCGCAGCGCAGGCGCAGCGCGGGCCGTGCAGGGCTGGAGCAAGGTACCGGAGGTCACGGCCTGGTTCTGGATCGTCAAGGTACTCACCACCGGGGCGGGCGAGACCGCCTCGGACTACCTCGCCCGGGTGCTCGGCCCGATCCCGGCCGGCAGCATCGGGCTGGTCGGTCTGGTGGCCCTGCTGGTGCTCCAGTTCCGCACGGCCCGCTACGGCGCCTGGACGTACTGGTCGGCGATCGTGATGGTGAGCGTGTTCGGCACGATGGCCGCCGACGTCGTCCATGTGGTGGCGGGCGTCCCCTACCTGGTCTCGACCGTGGGATTCTCGGTCGTCCTGACCGCCGTCCTGATGACCTGGTACGCCTCCGAGGGCACCCTCTCCATCCACAGCATCCGCACCCGCCGCCGCGAGGGCTTCTACTGGGCGACCGTGCTCACCACCTTCGCCCTGGGCACCGCCGTCGGCGACCTCACGGCCGGAACCCTGCACCTCGGCTACCTCACCTCGGGCGTGGCTTTCGCGGCGCTCATCGCGGTACCCGCGCTGGCCCGGCGCTTCCTCGGGCTCAACGCGGTCGCCGCCTTCTGGTGGGCGTACGTGCTGACCCGGCCGCTCGGCGCCTCGTTCGCCGACTGGATGGGCGTGTCCACCCAGCGCAGCGGCCTCGGCTGGGGCACCGGCCCCGTCACCCTCGCCCTGCTGGTGCCGATCCTGCTCCTCGTCAACCACCTGGCCGTGAGCGAACGCCGCGCGGCACCGAGGCCCCGGGCGGCGCACCGGGCGGGCTGA
- a CDS encoding COG4705 family protein — translation MTSDTYSRPGAARGHGLRWNKVPEVTLYFWVIKVLCTTVGETGADYLNSQLGLGLTGTSLVMSVLLVAALVWQFRCPAYRPGIYWLAVVLISVVGTLISDNLTDNLGVPLQDTTAVFAVVLAVVFVAWFRAERTLSIHSIDTVGREVYYWLAVLFTFALGTAAGDLVAEQLSLGYWVSAVLFALAIAAVGVAHFAMGLNAVWSFWIAYVLTRPLGASMGDYLSQPTGDGGLGLGTVVTSVLFLAVILALVVYLTVARRDATERVELTRPAD, via the coding sequence ATGACATCCGATACGTACAGCAGGCCCGGCGCCGCCCGCGGTCACGGCCTGCGCTGGAACAAGGTTCCCGAGGTCACCCTCTACTTCTGGGTGATCAAAGTGCTCTGCACGACGGTCGGCGAGACCGGGGCCGACTACCTCAACTCCCAGCTGGGGCTGGGGCTGACCGGCACCTCGCTCGTCATGAGCGTGCTGCTGGTGGCGGCCCTGGTCTGGCAGTTCCGCTGCCCCGCCTACCGGCCGGGGATCTACTGGCTGGCCGTGGTGCTGATCAGTGTGGTCGGGACTCTGATCAGTGACAACCTCACCGACAACCTGGGAGTGCCGCTGCAGGACACCACCGCGGTGTTCGCGGTGGTGCTCGCGGTGGTGTTCGTCGCCTGGTTCAGGGCCGAACGCACCCTCTCCATCCACAGCATCGACACGGTGGGCCGCGAGGTCTACTACTGGCTGGCCGTACTGTTCACCTTCGCGCTGGGCACCGCCGCCGGCGACCTGGTGGCCGAGCAACTGTCCCTGGGCTACTGGGTGTCCGCGGTGCTCTTCGCGCTGGCCATCGCCGCGGTCGGGGTGGCGCACTTCGCGATGGGCCTGAACGCCGTATGGAGCTTCTGGATCGCCTATGTGCTCACGCGCCCGCTGGGGGCGTCCATGGGTGACTACCTCTCGCAGCCGACCGGCGACGGCGGGCTGGGCCTGGGGACCGTGGTCACCAGCGTGCTGTTCCTGGCGGTGATCCTCGCCCTGGTCGTGTATCTGACCGTCGCGCGCAGGGACGCCACGGAGCGCGTGGAGCTCACCCGGCCGGCAGACTGA
- a CDS encoding sensor histidine kinase, whose translation MTAFPSRWWPRTLRGRLSLVAVTTAALLMAILTVVFNTVARQHLQHQADDHLRTRATAVATTVDTGGGSVHVLESPNDTLLDDNVWIYAGGHLLEHPPSTSATHPLTRAADALAGHGGQGCTTLHTGRAVRLCAVPVPTAGGAASRAVVVTALDLAPYLSSADTLLFASVALDVAMLACTYALTRLAVGRALRPVHTMTDQAARWSAADSDERFRGRAGPTELTQLGGSLDALLDRIRAVLRHEQQLTKELSHELRNPLARIIAELDWLQDRPRSAQDTRTCHTAVADAAQSMRAICETLLDDARAGARSSPGTAVVLPVLDRLAQTVAEEGPDGPRAPGVTVVGEDPELTAGVSPALLERIVGPLLDNGLRHAGSGVTVRAVRLPGAVRIDVTDDGPGVPGPFTPYLFHPGQRATPDDGHTGAGLGLSLARRLARSAGGDVHYDELHATGARFVVSLPAG comes from the coding sequence ATGACGGCCTTCCCGTCCCGCTGGTGGCCGCGCACCCTGCGCGGCCGGCTCTCCCTGGTCGCGGTCACCACCGCGGCGCTCCTGATGGCGATCCTCACCGTCGTCTTCAACACGGTCGCCCGGCAGCATCTCCAGCACCAGGCCGACGACCACCTGCGCACCCGGGCCACCGCGGTCGCCACGACGGTCGACACCGGTGGCGGCTCCGTCCACGTGCTGGAGTCGCCGAACGACACACTGCTGGACGACAACGTGTGGATCTACGCGGGCGGGCACCTGCTCGAACATCCGCCGAGCACCTCCGCCACGCACCCCCTCACCCGCGCCGCCGATGCTCTCGCCGGACACGGCGGGCAGGGCTGTACGACCCTGCACACCGGCCGAGCGGTCCGGCTGTGCGCGGTTCCCGTCCCCACTGCGGGCGGCGCCGCTTCCCGCGCCGTGGTGGTCACCGCCCTGGACCTCGCGCCCTATCTCAGCTCCGCCGACACCCTGCTCTTCGCGTCCGTCGCACTGGACGTCGCCATGCTGGCCTGCACCTACGCCCTGACCCGGCTGGCAGTGGGCCGGGCGCTGCGCCCGGTGCACACCATGACGGACCAGGCCGCCCGGTGGAGCGCCGCCGACTCCGACGAACGCTTCCGCGGCCGGGCGGGTCCCACCGAACTCACCCAGCTGGGCGGCTCGTTGGACGCGCTCCTGGACCGGATACGGGCCGTGCTGCGGCACGAGCAGCAGCTGACCAAGGAGCTGTCGCACGAGCTGCGCAACCCGCTGGCCCGGATCATCGCCGAACTCGACTGGCTGCAGGACCGTCCCCGTTCGGCGCAGGACACCCGCACCTGCCACACGGCCGTCGCCGACGCCGCGCAGTCCATGCGGGCGATCTGCGAGACCCTGCTCGACGACGCGCGGGCGGGCGCCCGCAGCTCGCCCGGTACCGCCGTCGTACTGCCGGTGCTGGACCGGCTGGCGCAGACCGTTGCCGAGGAGGGCCCCGACGGTCCCCGGGCACCGGGAGTCACCGTCGTGGGCGAGGACCCGGAACTGACCGCCGGGGTCTCCCCCGCGCTGCTCGAACGCATCGTCGGCCCGCTCCTCGACAACGGCCTGCGCCATGCCGGTTCGGGCGTCACCGTGCGGGCCGTCCGGCTGCCCGGCGCCGTACGGATCGATGTCACCGACGACGGGCCGGGGGTGCCGGGTCCGTTCACGCCGTACCTCTTCCACCCCGGACAGCGCGCTACGCCCGACGACGGGCACACCGGAGCGGGCCTGGGTCTCTCGCTCGCGCGACGCCTGGCCCGCTCCGCCGGAGGTGATGTCCATTACGACGAACTGCACGCCACCGGGGCGCGGTTCGTGGTCAGTCTGCCGGCCGGGTGA
- a CDS encoding response regulator transcription factor: protein MQQRILVVEDDHALRDVLRRGLRDEGFETVPAQDGASALRLAADGVDAVVLDVGLPDADGRDVCQALRANGFLSPVIFLTAHHRLTDRLTGFSAGGDDYLPKPFHLAELAARLRAALKRTGPTAPATAGDLVLDAVRHSMTVRGTSAGLTPTEFRLLAALMASAGGLVRRRELIRAGWPEGSQVSDNTLDQYLTRLRRKLRDAGSELTISTARGVGHRLS from the coding sequence GTGCAGCAGCGGATCCTGGTCGTCGAGGACGATCACGCCTTGCGGGACGTCCTGCGGCGCGGCCTGCGCGACGAGGGCTTCGAGACGGTCCCGGCGCAGGACGGCGCGAGCGCCCTGCGGCTGGCGGCCGACGGCGTCGACGCGGTGGTGCTGGACGTCGGGCTGCCCGACGCCGACGGCCGGGACGTCTGCCAGGCGCTGCGGGCGAACGGTTTCCTCTCCCCCGTCATCTTCCTGACCGCCCATCACCGGCTCACCGACCGGCTCACCGGGTTCTCCGCGGGCGGCGACGACTACCTGCCCAAGCCGTTCCACCTCGCGGAGCTCGCCGCCCGGCTGCGGGCGGCGCTCAAGCGCACCGGCCCGACGGCCCCCGCCACGGCAGGAGACCTGGTCCTGGACGCCGTACGGCACTCCATGACGGTCCGGGGCACCTCCGCCGGGCTGACCCCGACGGAGTTCCGGCTGCTGGCCGCGCTCATGGCATCGGCGGGAGGTCTCGTCCGCAGACGCGAACTGATCAGGGCGGGCTGGCCGGAGGGCTCGCAGGTCAGTGACAACACCCTGGACCAGTACCTGACCCGGCTGCGCCGCAAGCTTCGCGACGCGGGCAGCGAGCTGACGATCAGCACGGCCCGCGGGGTCGGCCACCGGCTCTCATGA
- a CDS encoding phosphatase PAP2 family protein — MNHRSAAGPALPAALGCLVAFTLLAVEVAGHHGAPLLMDSALESWSVRHRPAMAVAVARGITSTGTGVIPYLLAALAGVVVGRGARQRVVSAVAALAFLGAVQLVRYGVMSALARPRPPMGDWAARASGWSFPSGHTTTSAATAGLLMAAVLLRAPRNKRVLATLIGCWAVLVGLSRVYLGVHWSTDVIGGWLFSVFWLSVGILLLVRFRPDIGRYGPRSRPPSAEPAEPAGPAGPAHLSDRSPRI, encoded by the coding sequence CACGCTGCTGGCCGTGGAGGTGGCCGGCCACCACGGCGCACCGCTGCTCATGGACAGTGCGCTGGAGTCCTGGTCGGTGCGGCACCGGCCCGCGATGGCGGTCGCCGTGGCGCGCGGCATCACCTCCACGGGCACCGGAGTGATCCCGTACCTGCTCGCCGCGCTGGCGGGCGTCGTGGTCGGACGCGGTGCGCGGCAGCGGGTGGTCTCCGCCGTCGCCGCGCTCGCCTTCCTCGGCGCGGTCCAGCTGGTGCGGTACGGGGTGATGTCCGCCCTCGCGCGACCGCGTCCGCCGATGGGCGACTGGGCCGCCCGCGCCTCGGGCTGGTCGTTCCCTTCCGGGCACACCACCACGTCCGCGGCCACGGCGGGCCTGCTCATGGCGGCGGTGCTGCTGCGGGCGCCGCGCAACAAGCGGGTGCTCGCCACGCTCATCGGCTGCTGGGCCGTGCTGGTGGGGCTGAGCCGGGTGTATCTCGGGGTCCACTGGTCCACCGACGTGATCGGCGGCTGGCTGTTCAGCGTCTTCTGGCTGAGCGTCGGCATCCTGCTGCTGGTCCGGTTCCGCCCGGACATCGGACGGTACGGGCCACGGTCCCGGCCGCCCTCCGCCGAACCCGCCGAACCCGCCGGACCCGCCGGACCCGCCCACCTGTCGGACCGCTCGCCGCGGATCTGA